The window AGGAGATCCTCGCTTCCCCGGCTTCCGCCGTCTCCAAGAAGCTCGCCTTCGACCTCATCCGATCTACCCGCCTCACCCCCGACCTCTGGGACACCGTCTGCTCCGCCGTCCGCGCCGACCTCGACTTCCCCGACCCtgacgtcgccgccgccgccgtctccATCCTTTCTGCCATTCCCTCCCACCGCCTCCCCCGCCTCGTTGCCGACGCCCACCGCGAGATCGCCGCCTGCTTCGACTCCCCCAGCGAGACCCTCCGCCTCGCTGCCACTGAGACCCTCGGATGCGTACTCGCTCGCGACGATCTCGTCCTCCTCTGCGACACCGCCCCAGGCCTCCTTGACCGCGCCTCCGCCTGGTGGGACCGCATCGCTGAAGGCACGCTCGACCGCTCCGACGCTGTTTCCTGCGCCGCCTTCGCGGCCGTCGGCCGCCTCTTCCAGGAGTTCGAGACCAAGCGCATGAGCCGCCTAGCGGGGGACAAGCTCATCGATGGCGAGAACTCACTCGCGATCCGCTCCAATTGGGTTGTCGCCGCCATTGACCTCGTCTGGAAAAAGCGCAATGCCCTCATGGCCCGCTCCCTCATCATCCCTGTTGAAAGCTTCCGTGCCACCGTGTTCCCGCTCGTCTATGCTGCAAAGGCCGTGGCTTCTGGTTCCCTCGAGGTGTTCCGGAAGCTATCCAGGTCTGGAGAGAGCAACAACAACACGGGCACCGCCACCGCGGTGGACTCCTCGATGAACGCTGAGAAGCACGTCGGGGTCTCGGACGTGGTCTCCCATCTCCTGCCGTTCTTGAGCTCTTTGGATCCACCTTTGATCTTCGAGGTCGGAATCAATATGCTCTCTCTGGCTGATGTTCGGGGAGGAAAGCCGGAGTGGGCTTCAGCATCAATCATCGCCATTCTGACACTCTGGGATAGGCAGGAGTTCTCTTCCGCTAGAGAAAGCATTGTGAGAGCTGTCGTCACGAATCTCCACCTTCTCGATCTCAGCATGCAGGTACATTTCTCAGTCCGTCTTTGTCTACTCGAGAATGATTTATCTATCTATGTGTAGAGTCAACAGAAAAAGATGACTAGAAAGAACTTAAGCTACTAGCAGCAGCATAATGCAGGAGGAAGGCGTCACTCAAGCTAGTCTAGCTGTTCTGATGCCACCACCAGCCTTATATTGCATATGCAATCTTTAACATATTGCATATCAAGGACGCGCACCTGAGCACATCCAAGCATCTGGTTTCTTTTGTCTTGATCTCTAATATGTTACATGTTGAGGACATGCACCAAAGCACCTCCATGTTTGGACTGGATTAGCCACGTTATCTTAGCCTTTCAAGAACTAGGAATGTTCTTTGATAAAGAATAGTAGACTAAGGCATTAGCTGCTCACATTGATCAGAGATATTCCTTTTTTTTCCTAATATTGTAGTTCAAAGGCAAAGTTTACTTTTTGTGATAGCTCAGAGGGGTAAGCATAGATTTTCTTTACTTCGACTGCCTTCTTGTGGTTTTGGAGGGTTATATGTTGGACTGAAGTTTCTATCATTCCTCCTGATTTCAGGTTTCTTTATTTAAGATGCTGCTTCTGATGGTGAGAAACTTAAGGGCAGAATCAGATCGTATGCATGCTCTGGCATGTATATGCCGCACAGCCCTTTGTGTTGATCTTTTTGCAAAAGAAAGTGTGCGAAGAGGACAAAAGCCCCTCCCTGGAACAGACATTACTTCACTTTTCGAGGATGCAAGGATAAAGGATGACTTGAACAGTGTAATGAGTAAAAGCTTGTTCAGAGAGGAATTAGTTGCTTCACTAGTAGAAAGTTGCTTTCAATTATCTCTTCCGTTGCCTGAGCAGAAGAATTCGGGAACTGAGGGTAGAGTCATTGGTGCTTTAGCCTATGGTACTGGTTATGGTGCACTTAATTGGACAGAGTCAGCTTTGGAGGTTGTAGAAGTGTGCAGACCATGTGTTTTATGGGACTGTGATGGACGAACTTATGCCATAGATTGTTACCTGAAGTTACTTGTCAGGCTCTGTCACATTTATGATACAAGAGGAGGTGTGAAGAGGATCAAGGATGGTGCTTCTCAGGAGCAGATTCTGAATGAGACTCGGTTACGCAACTTGCAATTACAACTTATCAAAGATCTTCGTGAGGTTAGTCTTATCATTTATCCCAGTCAAGGAATCTAATATTTCCCAGATTGGTATGTACCAATCGGTATTTACCAATCAATCCATGGCCTAGACTGTATAGATTGGTGTTGGTCAATATTTAATACTTATTATTTTTTTGGTGATACCATACGGTATATGTTGGTGTACTGCCCGGTATACGGGTACCACACTGGTTCGGCCAGTTACTAAACTGATATTAGACCaacattataaaatattaaagcaTTGTGCAGATGTGGGAAATTGCAAATTTGTAGTAAGTAAGCATGACCTATTAGAGATAAAGTACGTTCAACTTCGAGTAATTTGCTATTCTCTTCCTTGCTTCCTCTTCAGGTTTAGTATTCTTCATGATTGCAATAAAATCTGTTTTTCTAAATGCTTCCTTTCTTTTCTCACTCTCATATTCATTTGTGCTTGAATCCGGTTAAGTTATTTGTTGCCGCTGGGTGCTTAGGGGATTATCTATTGTATGTAATTGTTTGGATTCTTCTTTTAATATTCATGCGATAGTCTGACACTATGGTATTTGTGAAAAAAGAAATCTAACAAAGAGATCTATCTTCATATCAGTTTATTTGCTTTGTTCAGGATAAAAATGTAACAGTTTTTTCATCCTTATGCATTTGAAGTTGTGAAGGTTCCTTTCTTGGTGAAACAACCAAGATCCTCTTTAGTAATCTCATATGTGCTTAAAACATCAATTCTAGTAAATTAGAAAACATCACTTGTACATCATAGGATCTCATGTTTCTCGTTTTTTTAAATCTATTTTATATCTATAAACACCTATGTTTTCCTTGTCTGCCTATTTATCATGTTAAAGTAAGATTTCATACTTGATTTCCTTTACAAGGTGCATACACCAAGAATATCTGCACGCTTAATTTGGGCCATTGCTGAACATTTTGATATGGAAGGTCTTGATCCACTTCTAGCTGATGACCTGGAGGATCCGTTAAACATAATTATATCAAATATACACAATGTGTTGTTCAACACCGAGTCCTCTGCAACTACTGCAAACAGGCTACAAGATGTGCAAGCTATCCTTATTTGTGCACAACGTTTAGGTACACGGAATCTCAGAGCAGGTCAGCTGTTGAGTAAAGAACTTGAAGATTTTAGAGGTAGCACCTTAGCTGACTCTGTAAACAAGCATCAAAGTCGCTATATATTGCAGATATTGAAGTACGTTGCCAGTCATCCAGAAAGCAGGTCAGTCGTGTATGCATGTTTTTACAAGTTCCGCAAATGCCTTTTGTCAGTTAATTGAGTTCACTCACTGTTGAAGTATCTATTAGATATCAATTTTAATATATTAGCTGGTTAAATTAAGAAATGTGTTTCAGTTGCTGATAATAACATTTAGCAAAAAGCTTAAAAATGGCCAAGGAACACTTCAGTTTAAGTCCATTTGTTTAATTCATTTATCCTATATGTTTGTGGCTGTTGACTCTAAGAAATTCTATTGATAGGAAAAAATAACAATGGCAATGCAACTGTAACTGCATTTAGCAGAAGAACAAGGGTTTTTTTGTGAACAAAATATGGGGTTTTCTCTGGGGATATAGATGGTTTGTCAAACTGAGAAAGCTAGAGACATGATTTGATAAATATGTGCTTATGGCTTGGGGGAGTGTTTATGGCACAAGTTAATTTCGTATGCAGAAATTTCACAAATGTTAATCCAATAGTGTTATAAAGTTGTTAGTttactttattttttatattgtacTAATATAAATCTCATATTCGTTATGTAGCATAGTTTCTTTGGAACTGCAGTACAATGATTATTTAGTTTTGTTATAGCTACCAATATACTTCTTAGATAATTCAATTTTCAATAGTGAAAACTATATTTACTTTTAGTTGTATTTAATGGACTAGAATAGCTGGTAAAAAGCAATAACTTAGTGTCCTGCAGAGGATATACTTGTCACGGCCAGAGGTGCATGATTGGTTTTGTACCTCAGACCTAATGCATGTAGGACTTTGCTACACTTGGAATTTTGGAGCATTAATATGCTTATTACGATGGTTTTAAGGATCGGTCAATTACAATTCAATTTTGATCCAGCCTCGGTCCTAAGTTTGATTTAGTTGATGATTATCCCCTGTTCTAATATTGCAGTTGATTTCGCCAGAATGTTGTTGGATTGGCTGGTTTGGATGAATATTATACTAGAGAACCAACCTTGGCAGAGAGTTCTAGGTAGAAGAGGAAAGTAAATGGGACAAAAGGAGAGGAGAAGACAAGAGGTTGAAGGAGTCCGAAGAAAGGTTGGAGAAAGAAATACTAATCTGTTGTTTGCTGGATGCCGTTATTGCTTGTCCAGTACATTAGCAGATAGTTCTTTATGTTCATTGGTCAATAGTGACATCATTGTCATTTTTAAGTTCTATGGAGTAATCTAGACGGTGAGACAGTAAATGAGGAGGGTTGGAAATTGGGTACATGGTCAGTACATGTGGTTGAGTAGTTGCATGTTCTGAATGGTGAGGGAGTTACTATCAGATCCAACAGCTCTAGGACTCTGATGACACTAAACTGCTATGACGTAGGCCTAGGATATACATTTTTGCAAAACAATCCTCACCCTTTTCAAAATAGTAGATTTGGACTTTAACATGAAACTTTCATATGCACTTTAAGATGAAATTTGGataagatatacatatatatgtatatattcatatgtgtatgtctatatatatacacatttcattttttttaacttttgtaTTCTTTTCGTTCTCTTGAGCTGATTATCGATCCTCCATGCATACATATGTGGCCCATTAGGTGCAAGTCATGTTTTGATCTGTTCATATCATCCAGGCTATACTGCATTAAAAGCTACACGGTAGATTTCTTTTGCCCAAGCTTATTGTTATACTTTCCTCTTCTAGAACCCAACTTCTTGGGTCAAAATGTTTTATGCTTTGAAGCTTTTATCTGAGAGGGCACTCAGATCCATGAATCATAATTTTGTAGTGTTGCTAGTGCATAACACGAACAAGAAATTAATTAGTAATTATCTCTCTATATATGGTATATTTCTGTGAAAGGATTGATAACACATTCTTGAATCTTTCACCTGTGCTGATGTCATTCGTACTTCAATCTTCTAAATCAACTTTAGTTCTGTGCTATATTTTTGGGCTATCTGTAGCTACATATGCTCCTGCCAGTTTGATTTTTTGAGTAATGATTAACATGTAATACTTTTCAGATGGGTAGGTGTTAGCGAGACGACAGGAGATTATCCTTTTAGCCACCATAAGCTCACAGTCCAGTTTTTTGAGACATCTGTAGCACAAGACAGAAAGTTGGAGGGATTGGTTCATAAGGCTATTCAAGAGCTTTGGAGGCATGATCCCAGTGAATTGAGCCTTTTGTTAACCAAAGGCATCGATTCCACTGGGCATAAAGTATCTCCAAAACCACATGCACTGACTGGTAGTAGTGATCCTTGCTATGTTGAAGCATATCACCTGGCAGATTCGACGGATGGAAGGATCACCCTGCACTTAAAGGTATTAGACTTTCATACTTATGTCATGTTTTGTttaaggtttttaatttcacATAGTTTTTTTGAAGCCTACTTTGCTTCCATAATTagcatttatattattatatatatttataattttaatttttcaaaccaTGAAGTGAAGGAATATTTAAAACATATTTCCCAGGGCTAGCAAAAATAGAAGATTTCAGTAATGGAATAACAGAAAAGGGAAATAAAATGGATATTGCGTTTGGGTGTACAACAGGATGGTTGTAGAGCTTATTCAGTTAGTGTGTAACTGAGGTATAAAGGGTTTAAATCTCGACTGATTACAGTTTTGACAGTCGATTAGCCAGTGTTGATACTTTGCGAGGTATACTGACTTTCCAGCATCACtgggaaaataaaataaaatattaaatactgACTGGTATTGACCTACATGGTCTTCTATTGATTTATGATCAGACTATAAAGACCGGTTGACATGTACTAGTCCAACTGATATTGAAACCTTGTGGAAAGCAATAAGAAAAAAAACATGATTATGTTAAGAATATTCGATAAACAGGAATCAGCTTATATGAGAAACTAGTGTTGCAAGTATGAGGACCTTGGGGTGGATGCTTGTTTTAAAGAGAAAGataaaacaaggaaatgcaaattaTGCACTTATTGAGGATACTTCTGTAGAAATTGGTTAAGAAAATGGCCTGGACCTGCACATCTCTATTAGCCTGCAGCTCCAAGTGTGGCATGGTCCACTTTTGGGTGTTTGTTTCAGCATGTTCTTCCACCCATGCTGCAGCTAATTGTTTTAACTATAGAGCTAGATATATCTTTCTTGAACAGGAGATTGATAAGAATTCTAGCAATATCCTCTTGGCTGGGTACTTCTCCAACCAGTGTTGCATCAAGTTTCTTGACATTCTCTAGTATGATAGTTTTGTTTCTTAAACGTTTTAGGTAGAACCAATTGAGAATGACATAGTTTTGAGGATTATTTGAGGCATAGTTTGCAAGATTGTCTAACAGGTTTGTGTTTGGTTATGAATGATATGATCGACATCGTTAAGATCATCAATAAATGATCGACTCTATTCTTCACTTTTCCCTCCTTGTATCCTTCCGTCTTTATCTTACATTATGGTGGTTGAATGGTGGTACATGGTAAATGCAATGGTTTTAACATAATGCTAATACTAGCATTGTATTCTCTATCTCACACTCATAGTTGTAGATATTCTTTTCCTTCTTGTTCTATATCCCCTCCTCCCTTTTTGAGGCTGTGAGACAATAAAAAATCTGCAAAAAACTGCTAATTCTGGATAAGTTTGATGGACTATAGCTGGTTCCGTTGATTCTAATCGGGTGTATCATACTGGAATTAGCTGATGCTGTGAAGTGTGAACTATGATTATAGGGCATTCTTTTTTTGTTTAGCTAAGTAGTTGAAAGTTATTGATTTGTTTTACCTTAGATATGATTTCTCTTTCTGTTTTTCATTGTGCTGCATTGTAATAAGTGGTTGCAAATTCTTGTTGTTGTCATAGAAAAAATGTAACTTTTGACTTTCATGTTATATGTTACATCTCGAGATCTCCTAAAAAAAAGTCACAAATTCATGACGAAGCAATTCATTATTTTTGTTGTGACTGAATACTTTTTACATTTAAATGCAAAGTAATTGAATACTTTTTACAGTATACTTGTTAGACCAATCAATCATTCTGATTAAGTCAATAAATGCAGATCTTAAACTTGACTGAACTAGAGATTAATAGGGTGGATATCCGTGTTGGACTATCTGGAGCATTGTACTTTATGGATGGGTCACTTCAGGCAGTTCGGCCGCTAAGAAATCTTGTCTCACAGGTGTTTTTTGGGACCCTGCTAATTTTCTTAGAGTTTGCTTCTGTAATTTTCCAGTTGATGCTTATTTTCCTTTGACTTTGCAATTTGTTTTACCTTGCTATCACTTGTTGATGTGTATTTGTGGCACATAGATGCTTTAAAAAAAACTGCTTTGTTGGTATCTGTTTGTACTTGCACTTGCACATGCACATGCATACATATTACAATATatgctatatatacatatatgtgcctctccataaattagttttatctactTCTAGTTTCATTTTTAGGTGTTAAAACATATCTTTCAAAATCTTTTCAACCTGAATAAATCAGCACTTTTAAGCCTATAGTGCTAGAGTACGTTTTAAGTTTTTTCATGTTGTCATATTACTTTAGTGGAAAGAAATTACATATTCTCCCAATTTTTTCATGTTCTTACTGCAATGCTATGGCAAAGCCTTTAGAGAAGACACTAGTATGCACTCGGCATTAATTTCTTTGAACTGTAAGTTACAAAGTTGggtttaattatatataattgcATGATAAGATCCAATTTTCTCATTAATACCTATCATTAATTGTGAAGAGCTATTGTGTTGAAGAACTGTAATGATTTAGTGTATTAGTGGATGAATGGCCTAATTTATATGACAAAATAATTATAAGAGATGTACCTTCCAGTGCCACATCACAATGATATCTATGTGTGAGTCTGGTCATTTTTGAAGcagttctttctccttttataCAGTCTCCATTGCTTAATTTGATTGGTTGGAATACATTACATGTGAGCATGTTTTGTTTTGGCTCATTTTTCCTTTTAGAATGTGAatcaatttgaatacttttttggtgCATATAAGACAAAAGTGTATCTATCTACTTATGATAATATTTAGATTAATGTTGTAGCCTCACGTGAAATTTGTTTATGTTAGGATCCAGTCCTTAGCAGCGTCACTGTTGGTGTTTCGCACTTTGAGAGATGTGCTCTTTGGGTTCAAGTTCTTTATTACCCTTTCTATGGAAGTGGTGTTTCTGGAGATTATGAAGGAGATTATGCAGAAGAGGATTCTCAGATTTTGCGGCAAAAGCATTCCCAGAAACCAGAACTTGGAGAGCCTGTAATCTTACGGTGTCAGCCTTACAAGATCCCGCTAACAGATCTTCTTTTGCCACATAAATGTTCTCCTGTTGAATATTTTCGCTTGTGGCCAAGTTTACCAGCTATATTGGAGTATACAGGTGCATATACTTATGAAGGAAGTGGTTTTAAAGCCACTGCTGCACAACAGTATGAGGCTTCCCCATTCCTCAGTGGGCTCAGATCACTCGCATCTAAGCCTTTCCATCAAGTCTGCTCACACTTCATCCGCACAGTGGCAGGCTTTCAGGTAAGTCCTAGATTGTTTTATACTTAGTTCTATAATTTAGAATACTCTTCCTATTAAACTGCATTTTTTCATCTTATACATGCAGTGTCTTTAGAATCATAGTGAGTATACAACAACGATAAGAAGCCataatttggaaaagaaaaaaaagaagaaaagaaagccaTAATGACCCACTTGTTTTGGGATGTCTGCATGGATTTTTTCCAACCATTGAGCTCTGTCTAGGGCACTTTCGCTAGCCAAATTAAGAGttcctaattaaaaaaaaaaataatttctcttaGGTCTCCCTCTACTTCATCACCACTAATCCTAATTGATTCATCTCATTGAAACAATATTTATTTGTCTTCTTTGGGTATATTCGTAACACATGAAACATCTTTTGCTTCGTTTTATCTTTTGTATGAGTTATACTCAATGTTTATAAgtataaatatgtatttttctattatttctaGTAAATCTATACATTCATCTCAACAATAATAACTTTTGGTATATGTTTTTCTAAATGCCCAACATTCTGATCTATCATGCATGGTTGACCTTGTTCCATTTTGTGaatgattaataaaataataattattgatctTTTCAATCTTAGAATCAAAATGCATATCCTGTTTCACCGGCAAGCATCTTCTAATGCCTTTGCAATTGTTGATTGAATTTTTTGGACTGTTCTGCTGATTGTAAAAGCAGTTTCTTATTCTGATTTATCTCGACAGTTGTGCTATGCTGCAAAAACTTGGTATGGTGGTTTTGTCGGTATGATGATCTTCGGTGCCAGCGAGGTGAGCAGAAATGTGGATCTGGGAGATGAGACAACAACGATGATGTGTAAGTTTGTCATCCGAGCATCTGATCCATCAATCACAAAGGAAATAGGATCAGACCTGCAAGGCTGGTTAGATGATATTACGGACGGGGGTGTGGAGTACATGCCCGAAGAAGAGGTTAAGACTGCGGCTGCAGAGAGGCTAAGAATCTCCATGGAAAAAATAGCCCTGTTCAAAGCAGCCAAGCCACCTCCACAGCCTCCAaaggtggaagaagaagaggaagatgaagatcagaaaaagaaagagacTGATGATGAGAATGGTAACCCTAAAGAACCGTCAACCTTATCAACTCTTACTGCAGAGGAAGTGGAACATCGTGCCCTTCAGTCTGCAGTTCTACAGGAGTGGCATATATTATGCAAAGAAAAAGCCGTCAAAGTTCAGTGACTTCCTCCCCACCCCGGTGAGATCTTTGGCTTCTCATCATACTGCATGATTTAGTGTTTGTTGATTGTAGAATTCCCTTGTGTTGTTGTATACTGTGTGACTCATAATTTTGCTACTCTTGTTGATATTTGTAGTCTTAATTTCCCTGTGAGTGTTCTCTGGAGACTTGCAACTCTCGTGTACTTTGTTGCGATCACAGTGCAGGCCGGATGATAATATCATGTTTTAATccacaaaaattatcattctgAGAAATGTCATTGTTGTTGAGAACTGTATATAATTATATACATATTACTAACTCTGATTCGAATTTGGTTTCCAATTAGTAGTATCATGATGGTTTGCATCAGATTGCAAATCTTAAAGCTACCAAATCCCATCTTATCATAATTCAATTCAAATCTGGATTCAGTCAGATATCATCCAATCTGTGCAAACCCAGTTTAGGTTCCATGATAGATAAGACATCAGAACAACATGAGAGATGAAGGTTTGAGTTATGGAGACTGTCCCTATGCATT of the Musa acuminata AAA Group cultivar baxijiao chromosome BXJ2-10, Cavendish_Baxijiao_AAA, whole genome shotgun sequence genome contains:
- the LOC104000286 gene encoding protein TPLATE isoform X1, with translation MDILIAQIQADLRSSDALRQSGALLQALQQSAAGRDVSAVARSTCEEILASPASAVSKKLAFDLIRSTRLTPDLWDTVCSAVRADLDFPDPDVAAAAVSILSAIPSHRLPRLVADAHREIAACFDSPSETLRLAATETLGCVLARDDLVLLCDTAPGLLDRASAWWDRIAEGTLDRSDAVSCAAFAAVGRLFQEFETKRMSRLAGDKLIDGENSLAIRSNWVVAAIDLVWKKRNALMARSLIIPVESFRATVFPLVYAAKAVASGSLEVFRKLSRSGESNNNTGTATAVDSSMNAEKHVGVSDVVSHLLPFLSSLDPPLIFEVGINMLSLADVRGGKPEWASASIIAILTLWDRQEFSSARESIVRAVVTNLHLLDLSMQVSLFKMLLLMVRNLRAESDRMHALACICRTALCVDLFAKESVRRGQKPLPGTDITSLFEDARIKDDLNSVMSKSLFREELVASLVESCFQLSLPLPEQKNSGTEGRVIGALAYGTGYGALNWTESALEVVEVCRPCVLWDCDGRTYAIDCYLKLLVRLCHIYDTRGGVKRIKDGASQEQILNETRLRNLQLQLIKDLREVHTPRISARLIWAIAEHFDMEGLDPLLADDLEDPLNIIISNIHNVLFNTESSATTANRLQDVQAILICAQRLGTRNLRAGQLLSKELEDFRGSTLADSVNKHQSRYILQILKYVASHPESRWVGVSETTGDYPFSHHKLTVQFFETSVAQDRKLEGLVHKAIQELWRHDPSELSLLLTKGIDSTGHKVSPKPHALTGSSDPCYVEAYHLADSTDGRITLHLKILNLTELEINRVDIRVGLSGALYFMDGSLQAVRPLRNLVSQDPVLSSVTVGVSHFERCALWVQVLYYPFYGSGVSGDYEGDYAEEDSQILRQKHSQKPELGEPVILRCQPYKIPLTDLLLPHKCSPVEYFRLWPSLPAILEYTGAYTYEGSGFKATAAQQYEASPFLSGLRSLASKPFHQVCSHFIRTVAGFQLCYAAKTWYGGFVGMMIFGASEVSRNVDLGDETTTMMCKFVIRASDPSITKEIGSDLQGWLDDITDGGVEYMPEEEVKTAAAERLRISMEKIALFKAAKPPPQPPKVEEEEEDEDQKKKETDDENGNPKEPSTLSTLTAEEVEHRALQSAVLQEWHILCKEKAVKVQ
- the LOC104000286 gene encoding protein TPLATE isoform X2 — its product is MDILIAQIQADLRSSDALRQSGALLQALQQSAAGRDVSAVARSTCEEILASPASAVSKKLAFDLIRSTRLTPDLWDTVCSAVRADLDFPDPDVAAAAVSILSAIPSHRLPRLVADAHREIAACFDSPSETLRLAATETLGCVLARDDLVLLCDTAPGLLDRASAWWDRIAEGTLDRSDAVSCAAFAAVGRLFQEFETKRMSRLAGDKLIDGENSLAIRSNWVVAAIDLVWKKRNALMARSLIIPVESFRATVFPLVYAAKAVASGSLEVFRKLSRSGESNNNTGTATAVDSSMNAEKHVGVSDVVSHLLPFLSSLDPPLIFEVGINMLSLADVRGGKPEWASASIIAILTLWDRQEFSSARESIVRAVVTNLHLLDLSMQVSLFKMLLLMVRNLRAESDRMHALACICRTALCVDLFAKESVRRGQKPLPGTDITSLFEDARIKDDLNSVMSKSLFREELVASLVESCFQLSLPLPEQKNSGTEGRVIGALAYGTGYGALNWTESALEVVEVCRPCVLWDCDGRTYAIDCYLKLLVRLCHIYDTRGGVKRIKDGASQEQILNETRLRNLQLQLIKDLREVHTPRISARLIWAIAEHFDMEGLDPLLADDLEDPLNIIISNIHNVLFNTESSATTANRLQDVQAILICAQRLGTRNLRAGQLLSKELEDFRGSTLADSVNKHQSRYILQILKYVASHPESRWVGVSETTGDYPFSHHKLTVQFFETSVAQDRKLEGLVHKAIQELWRHDPSELSLLLTKGIDSTGHKVSPKPHALTGSSDPCYVEAYHLADSTDGRITLHLKILNLTELEINRVDIRVGLSGALYFMDGSLQAVRPLRNLVSQSLAASLLVFRTLRDVLFGFKFFITLSMEVVFLEIMKEIMQKRILRFCGKSIPRNQNLESL